In Erpetoichthys calabaricus chromosome 2, fErpCal1.3, whole genome shotgun sequence, a genomic segment contains:
- the LOC114645266 gene encoding proteasome subunit beta type-11-like: protein MALQEVCHFYDSVPSSSEHSPVALALEGCCAEYRSAKVGHSLPVFYLPVMKSQPVCQPWKTINLSTMPSSTSSVKSFMLAEESKRPFDLSHGTTTLSFKFQGGVIAAADTRSSCAKKVECPSSQKIIPIHSHLVGTTSGTSADCTLWKRILSYKCRLYQLQNKRTLTVRGTAKLLSGALFPFKGTELCVAATLCGWDHTGPALYYVYSDGTCLEGDLFSVGSGSPYAYSILDREYHFDMSVDEAYCLARRAVYHATHRDAYSGGNVDLYHVTKEGWRKIGRENLFPVYYEKKEAQLHGSGEVPGF from the coding sequence ATGGCCTTACAGGAGGTGTGCCACTTCTATGACAGTGTTCCATCTTCTTCAGAGCATAGCCCTGTTGCATTAGCCCTTGAGGGCTGCTGTGCTGAATACAGGTCAGCAAAAGTTGGTCACAGCTTACCTGTGTTTTACCTACCAGTGATGAAATCACAACCTGTCTGTCAGCCCTGGAAGACCATTAATTTGAGCACAATGCCAAGTTCTACTTCCAGCGTGAAGTCGTTTATGCTGGCAGAAGAAAGTAAAAGACCCTTTGATTTAAGTCATGGCACCACAACCCTCTCCTTCAAGTTCCAAGGTGGTGTAATTGCAGCTGCTGATACACGGTCAAGCTGTGCTAAGAAAGTGGAGTGTCCTTCATCTCAGAAGATCATCCCCATCCATAGCCACCTGGTAGGAACAACCTCTGGAACATCAGCAGACTGCACGTTATGGAAACGCATTCTGTCTTATAAATGCCGCCTGTACCAGCTCCAGAATAAAAGGACTCTAACAGTCAGAGGAACAGCCAAACTACTGTCTGGAGCACTATTCCCCTTCAAGGGTACAGAGCTCTGTGTGGCAGCAACATTGTGTGGCTGGGATCACACTGGTCCGGCCTTGTACTATGTCTACAGTGATGGCACTTGCCTGGAGGGAGATCTCTTTTCTGTGGGCTCTGGTTCACCATATGCCTACTCGATCCTGGACCGTGAGTACCATTTTGATATGTCAGTGGATGAAGCATACTGCCTGGCACGGCGTGCTGTCTACCACGCCACACACCGGGATGCCTACTCTGGAGGAAATGTAGACTTGTACCATGTCACCAAAGAAGGCTGGCGCAAAATAGGCAGGGAGAATCTGTTTCCTGTATATTATGAAAAGAAGGAGGCCCAGTTACATGGGAGTGGAGAGGTACCTGGCTTCTGA
- the psmb5 gene encoding proteasome subunit beta type-5, whose product MALASVLGRESAFFNNNKQSSLGVNLDLHVSEPQDFFVRNAASADVFSGPEEKIEFLHGTTTLAFKFQHGVIVAVDSRATAGSYIASQTVKKVIEINPYLLGTMAGGAADCSFWERLLARQCRIYELRNKERISVAAASKLLANMVYQYKGMGLSMGTMVCGWDKRGPGLYYVDSEGNRVCGDSFSVGSGSVYAYGVLDRGRREDLSVEEACELGRRAIYQATYRDAYSGGVVNLYHVKSDGWVCVSQDDVADLHRKYLDEPK is encoded by the exons ATGGCGTTGGCAAGTGTGTTGGGTCGTGAGTCGGCGTTTTTCAACAACAATAAACAGTCTTCATTGGGGGTTAATTTGGACTTGCACGTCAGTGAGCCACAGGACTTCTTCGTGAGAAATGCCGCGAGCGCAGATGTTTTCAGTGGCCCCGAAGAAAAAATCGAGTTTCTGCATGGAACGACTACGTTGGCGTTCAAG tttcaacATGGTGTTATAGTTGCAGTGGATTCACGGGCAACTGCAGGATCTTACATTGCCTCACAGACTGTGAAGAAAGTGATTGAAATCAATCCCTATCTCTTGGGAACGATGGCAGGAGGTGCTGCAGATTGCAGTTTCTGGGAGCGACTACTTGCACGTCAATGTAGAATCTATGAGCTGCGCAATAAAGAGAGAATCTCAGTGGCAGCAGCCTCTAAACTGCTAGCCAATATGGTCTACCAATACAAGGGCATGGGACTCTCGATGGGCACTATGGTGTGTGGCTGGGACAAGAGAGGACCAG GATTGTACTACGTTGACTCCGAAGGAAATCGTGTCTGTGGTGACTCCTTCTCAGTGGGGTCCGGCTCTGTTTATGCATATGGTGTGTTGGACCGTGGCCGTCGAGAGGATCTGTCTGTAGAAGAAGCCTGTGAACTGGGAAGACGAGCCATTTACCAGGCCACATACCGTGATGCGTACTCTGGAGGAGTGGTCAACCTATATCACGTCAAAAGTGATGGCTGGGTGTGCGTCTCTCAGGATGATGTGGCTGATCTCCATAGGAAGTACCTGGATGAGCCAAAGTAA